ATCTGATACAGTCCATGGCCGCGCGTTCTTCGTACGGGATAATGGCGCCGGTTTCAATATGAAATATGCAGATAGGCTTTTCCATCCTTTTCAGCGATTGCATCTGGATTCGGAATTTCCCGGCACCGGAATCGGACTGGCTACTGTCTACCGCGTGATCGACAGACATGGCGGTTTGATCTGGGCCGAAGGAGCTGTCGGCCATGGCGCAACCTTCTACTTTACGATCCATACAAAATCCTCGTAAAACAGAATTACCTGTTTCGTGTCTCCGGGTTCCGGGATTCCTGCGTTTCCGCTTTTATCTTTATCTGCTTTGGCCTCGCTTCTTCCGTCTTAGGCAACATTATTTTTAACTCTCCATTCTTGTAAGCAGCATCAATTCGATCCGCTTGAACGTTATGTGGCAGCGTGAAACTACGAGCGAAAGAACCGTAGGCACGTTCGATTCGATAGAAATTTTCGCGTTTTGTCTCTTTTTCATGCTTGCGTTCGCCTTTCATATGCAGGGTATTGCCCTCAACGCGTATATCCAGATTGTTCGGATCAATGCCCGGGATATCAACCTTTAGGGTAATAGCGTTTTCATCTTCATAGATGTCGACGGCAGGAGTCCATTCGCCCGCGAAGAAGTCCTGCTCTTCACCTAAAGATCGTTGACGGGCTGGAAATGCTTCGTCGAACAGCCGGTTCATCCGGTCCTGTAACGTCATTAAATTTCTGATCATTTTTAACCTCCATAAAAAGCAAAGAGCGAACCAGAAAAGGTTCGCCCTAAGGAACTCAAGAGAGCTCCTACATGAATAAATAATGATTCTATCTCTTCTTCGCAAGTCGCGACATTCTTGTCATAGAAGGGAGT
Above is a genomic segment from bacterium containing:
- a CDS encoding Hsp20/alpha crystallin family protein codes for the protein MIRNLMTLQDRMNRLFDEAFPARQRSLGEEQDFFAGEWTPAVDIYEDENAITLKVDIPGIDPNNLDIRVEGNTLHMKGERKHEKETKRENFYRIERAYGSFARSFTLPHNVQADRIDAAYKNGELKIMLPKTEEARPKQIKIKAETQESRNPETRNR